In the Chryseobacterium sp. MYb264 genome, one interval contains:
- the xylA gene encoding xylose isomerase encodes MNTLTGTKEFFTGIDTIKFEGKESRNPLAFRYYDAERIVMGKPMKDWTKFAMAWWHTLCANGSDPFGGATIHHPWDSSRDAVTRAKHKMDAGFEFMSKMGFNYYCFHDIDLVDPADNWRDYEKNLQTVVEYAKEKQAETGIKLLWGTANVFTHERYMNGASTNPNFDVVACAGTQVKNSIDATIALGGDNYVFWGGREGYMSLLNTDMKREKDHLAQFLSMSRDYARQQGFKGTFLIEPKPMEPTKHQYDYDSETVIGFLRHYGLDKDFKLNIEVNHATLAGHTFEHELQAAVDAGLLGSIDANRGDYQNGWDTDQFPVDYHDLAQAWLVLLQAGGLGNGGINFDAKIRRNSIDAEDLFISHVSGMDVFAKGLLVAADILENSDYTKLRTERYSSFDAGNGKAFENGTLTLEDLQRIAHEIGEPQPKSGKQELFEAIVNMYI; translated from the coding sequence ATGAACACTTTAACAGGTACAAAAGAGTTTTTTACAGGAATCGATACCATTAAATTCGAAGGAAAAGAGAGCAGAAATCCTTTGGCATTCAGATATTATGATGCGGAAAGGATCGTCATGGGAAAACCGATGAAAGACTGGACGAAATTTGCCATGGCTTGGTGGCATACTTTATGTGCAAACGGAAGCGATCCATTCGGAGGAGCAACGATTCACCATCCTTGGGATTCTTCTAGGGACGCGGTAACGAGAGCCAAGCATAAAATGGATGCCGGTTTCGAATTTATGTCTAAAATGGGTTTCAATTATTACTGTTTCCACGATATCGATTTGGTAGATCCGGCAGATAACTGGAGAGATTATGAAAAAAATCTTCAGACAGTGGTAGAATATGCCAAAGAAAAGCAGGCTGAAACGGGAATTAAGCTTTTATGGGGAACCGCCAACGTTTTCACGCACGAAAGATACATGAACGGAGCCTCTACCAACCCGAATTTTGACGTAGTTGCCTGTGCAGGAACTCAGGTTAAAAATTCTATTGATGCGACAATTGCTTTAGGCGGAGATAATTACGTTTTCTGGGGCGGAAGAGAAGGATATATGAGCCTTCTGAATACCGATATGAAGCGCGAAAAAGACCATTTGGCACAGTTCCTTTCGATGTCGAGAGATTATGCGCGTCAACAAGGTTTTAAAGGAACGTTCCTGATTGAGCCTAAACCGATGGAGCCTACAAAACATCAGTACGACTACGATTCTGAAACGGTAATCGGATTTTTAAGACATTACGGATTAGATAAAGATTTTAAACTAAATATCGAAGTCAACCACGCGACTTTAGCAGGTCATACTTTTGAACATGAACTTCAGGCTGCTGTTGATGCCGGACTTTTAGGAAGCATTGATGCCAACAGAGGAGATTATCAGAATGGCTGGGATACCGATCAGTTCCCGGTAGATTATCATGATCTGGCTCAGGCTTGGTTGGTTCTTTTGCAGGCGGGAGGCTTAGGAAATGGTGGAATTAATTTCGATGCGAAGATCAGAAGAAATTCTATTGATGCCGAAGATCTGTTTATTTCTCATGTTTCGGGGATGGATGTTTTTGCTAAAGGCTTGCTGGTTGCAGCAGATATTCTTGAAAATTCAGATTATACGAAACTTCGTACAGAAAGATATTCTTCATTCGATGCCGGAAACGGAAAAGCGTTTGAAAACGGAACACTTACTTTAGAAGACCTTCAGAGAATTGCTCACGAAATTGGCGAACCACAGCCAAAAAGCGGAAAACAGGAGTTGTTTGAAGCTATCGTGAACATGTACATCTAA
- a CDS encoding SusC/RagA family TonB-linked outer membrane protein — MNRFYFGGNKAALFFAMALLPSGMVYSQVKKDTVEKEKKIDEVVIIGYGKQRKEAVTGSVVSVKGDVVREVPSANVSQALQGRVAGVDIAQTSSKPGAPMQIRIRGTRSLTAENDPLIVLDGIPFPGSLADISPNDIQSMDILKDASATAIYGSRGANGVILITSKTGRKRQKATFTYNTYTGITSIFSKYPMMSAEKFIKLRDDAGLFTQYGADESREVNTDWQDLMYKNGILTNHDVGITGGTEKGSYNFGFSYYNEQSVLPGQNFERFNVRGSLDQELGKYFRIGLTTNNAYTVNNGSNLGLYNTLSNTPVANPYNADGSWKERVVMSADTQYVYSRDVINNLGDAWVDKALAFSSYNNFFGEFKLPWIDGLTFRTNVGLNFKTTNTGSYTGEGVFSSEPNNLSTAAIGNSLLTHWVNENILTYDKTFAGKHKVNVVALQSQEQRKFNSSYISARDIPADAFQFYNLGQAQGEITINPDNQGYYKRGLRSWMGRVMYEYDGRYMFTATIRGDGSSVLAPGHQWNIYNAFSVGWNISKEKFLRDSKVINNLKLRFGYGETSNQAVQPYSTLGLLSTSPYNFGNANAIGYYVSRSPNPTLGWEFSETLNYGLDFGLFNNRLTGTVEYYTTNTKNLLLDVTLPATSGVNVFTGNVGSTTNKGIEVSLNGSIINNQDFSWDLGVNFYANRNKITSLASGETRNASNWWFVGHSINSIYDYQYVGLWQPGDPYMSILEPGDPKLIEGSIKVLYTGGYNADGSPVRAINADDRQIMNADPDFQGGFNTRLAYKNFDLSIVGAFKSGGILISTLYGTTGYLNMMNGRRNNVDVDYWTTENTDAYYPRPGSIQSNNNPKYGNTLGYFDASYLKIRTITVGYNFNQGVFKKAGINKMRLYATVTNPFVFFSPYHKASGMDPETNSFGNQNQAVSDVYPSRFLTIGTNTPSLRNYMIGLNLTF; from the coding sequence ATGAACCGATTTTATTTTGGCGGTAATAAGGCAGCATTATTCTTTGCTATGGCCTTGTTACCATCAGGAATGGTATATTCCCAGGTTAAAAAAGATACTGTTGAAAAAGAGAAGAAGATAGATGAGGTTGTTATAATTGGATACGGAAAACAAAGAAAAGAAGCTGTAACAGGTTCGGTGGTTTCTGTAAAAGGTGATGTAGTGAGAGAAGTGCCTTCTGCGAATGTGAGTCAGGCATTACAAGGAAGGGTAGCCGGTGTGGATATCGCACAGACTTCCAGTAAACCCGGAGCTCCGATGCAGATCAGGATCAGGGGAACACGGTCGTTAACGGCTGAAAATGATCCATTGATCGTATTGGACGGTATTCCTTTCCCGGGATCACTGGCTGATATAAGCCCCAATGATATTCAGAGCATGGATATCCTGAAAGATGCTTCTGCAACGGCAATTTATGGTTCGAGAGGAGCGAATGGAGTTATTCTCATCACCTCAAAAACAGGTAGGAAACGTCAGAAAGCTACGTTTACTTATAATACGTATACCGGGATTACGAGCATATTTTCAAAATATCCCATGATGAGTGCTGAAAAGTTTATCAAACTGAGGGACGATGCAGGGCTTTTTACCCAATACGGAGCAGACGAGTCCAGAGAGGTCAATACAGACTGGCAGGATCTGATGTATAAAAACGGAATTCTCACCAATCACGATGTAGGTATTACGGGAGGGACAGAAAAAGGATCGTATAACTTTGGATTCAGTTACTATAATGAGCAGTCAGTTCTTCCGGGGCAGAACTTTGAAAGATTCAATGTCAGAGGAAGTCTGGATCAGGAACTTGGGAAATATTTCAGAATCGGACTTACAACCAATAATGCTTATACCGTGAATAACGGAAGCAATTTGGGATTGTATAATACGCTGAGCAATACTCCGGTTGCGAATCCTTATAATGCGGACGGAAGCTGGAAAGAAAGGGTAGTGATGTCGGCTGATACTCAATATGTTTATTCGAGAGATGTCATCAATAATCTTGGAGATGCATGGGTGGATAAAGCTCTTGCATTCAGTTCTTATAATAATTTCTTTGGAGAATTTAAATTGCCCTGGATTGACGGTTTAACCTTCAGAACCAATGTCGGATTAAATTTTAAAACCACCAATACGGGAAGTTATACCGGAGAAGGAGTGTTCAGCTCGGAGCCCAACAATTTATCAACTGCAGCTATCGGAAACTCTTTATTAACCCATTGGGTAAATGAAAATATTTTAACCTATGATAAGACTTTTGCAGGAAAACATAAAGTAAATGTAGTGGCTTTACAGTCTCAGGAACAGAGAAAATTCAACAGTTCTTACATTTCAGCAAGAGATATTCCGGCGGACGCTTTCCAGTTTTATAATTTGGGACAGGCTCAGGGAGAGATTACCATTAATCCTGATAATCAGGGATATTATAAAAGAGGGCTAAGATCCTGGATGGGGCGTGTAATGTACGAATATGACGGACGTTATATGTTTACAGCTACCATCAGAGGAGATGGTTCTTCGGTATTGGCTCCGGGACATCAGTGGAATATTTACAATGCCTTCTCTGTTGGATGGAATATTTCAAAAGAAAAATTCCTGAGAGATTCTAAGGTGATTAATAACTTAAAGCTGCGTTTCGGATATGGTGAAACTTCCAATCAGGCGGTACAGCCGTATTCTACATTAGGGCTTTTATCTACCTCGCCATATAATTTCGGAAACGCTAATGCCATCGGGTATTATGTTTCACGTTCGCCAAACCCTACTTTGGGATGGGAGTTTTCGGAAACACTGAATTATGGTTTAGATTTCGGATTATTTAATAACAGATTAACGGGTACTGTAGAATATTATACCACGAATACAAAAAATTTATTATTAGATGTGACACTGCCTGCAACTTCCGGAGTGAATGTATTTACAGGGAATGTAGGTTCTACAACCAATAAAGGGATTGAGGTTTCTTTAAATGGTTCAATTATCAATAATCAGGATTTCTCCTGGGATTTGGGCGTGAATTTTTATGCGAATAGAAATAAAATTACATCATTGGCTTCCGGTGAAACAAGAAATGCTTCCAACTGGTGGTTTGTTGGGCATTCTATCAATTCGATCTACGATTATCAGTATGTAGGATTGTGGCAGCCGGGAGATCCTTATATGAGTATTCTTGAACCTGGAGATCCAAAACTGATCGAAGGATCCATTAAAGTTTTATATACAGGAGGATATAATGCAGACGGCAGTCCCGTACGAGCTATTAATGCAGATGACAGACAAATTATGAATGCAGATCCTGATTTTCAGGGAGGTTTCAATACCCGACTGGCATATAAAAACTTTGATTTAAGTATTGTCGGCGCATTTAAAAGCGGAGGAATTTTGATCAGTACCTTATACGGAACCACCGGATATCTGAACATGATGAACGGAAGACGTAATAACGTGGATGTAGACTACTGGACTACCGAAAATACGGATGCTTATTATCCTAGGCCGGGAAGTATTCAGAGTAATAATAATCCTAAATACGGAAATACACTGGGATATTTCGATGCTTCATATCTGAAGATCAGAACCATCACCGTTGGATACAATTTTAACCAGGGTGTTTTCAAAAAAGCAGGCATCAATAAAATGAGACTGTATGCTACCGTGACCAACCCTTTTGTCTTTTTCTCACCTTATCATAAAGCATCAGGAATGGATCCGGAAACCAACTCGTTCGGAAATCAAAATCAGGCTGTTTCCGATGTGTACCCGTCCAGATTTTTAACTATCGGAACCAATACGCCTTCGCTTAGAAATTATATGATTGGTTTAAACTTAACATTCTAA
- a CDS encoding RagB/SusD family nutrient uptake outer membrane protein codes for MKKFRINTAAKILLCTVVLSSCSDLLEEEPRGIYTPEYFETEAGVLGGITSMYAHLRYIYGNGYWLNACETGTDEYTYGHAGDGNFKDMDMSGAGNLTPSSSRADVLWNNAFRNINTANGVIQKGSGVGVSEAIIAEARFFRAFDYFMLAQTFGGVPLDLGSGELQFNISTSRFSKRNTVPEVYTKVIFPDLIKAIADLPAAPRVTGGVTKNVARLYLAKAYLTFGWWLQNPNGIPTYPQADRVDPNGQNAQWYFQQAYNLALDGITNPGNYGLQATFYDVNLAQNDRNKEMMLYADHTESSEYYDGSSHSYNTGSSPGNFAVWMTTWDYTFLESSATPSWTGTPIRSVQREAAQAYGRPWKTMAPTIDVVKNTFANKIQDSRYDGTFVTTFRGNWNKAGISNATLYNANGLAVQPGSAILTFLNDDPAQTIDYSNTVYKSNVGAGVLPGRADYVIAPSGISRYAYPNLWKIGTYRTDNGTGLGQPNGGITRPFPVAKFSEFYFVAAEAAVKGASGTMTARDLINVIRARAGKWRWDNNGNVAKTEDNSAAMIAATPAAITIDYILAERSREYYGEGYRWHDLVRTQKWGDLAKTYTIGGTAVGDHTPQTFTRNIPNYLYLRPIPQSQMDAMSENAGYQNPGY; via the coding sequence ATGAAAAAGTTCAGAATAAATACAGCAGCCAAAATTTTACTGTGCACCGTAGTACTGTCAAGTTGTTCAGACTTACTGGAAGAGGAGCCACGCGGCATCTATACACCGGAATACTTTGAGACTGAAGCCGGAGTTTTAGGAGGAATCACATCCATGTATGCTCATTTACGATATATATATGGCAACGGGTATTGGCTTAATGCCTGCGAAACAGGAACAGATGAATATACCTATGGTCATGCCGGAGATGGGAATTTCAAGGATATGGATATGTCCGGAGCCGGAAATCTTACCCCTTCATCAAGCCGAGCCGATGTTCTTTGGAATAACGCGTTCAGAAATATCAACACCGCTAACGGAGTGATTCAAAAGGGTTCTGGAGTAGGTGTTTCAGAAGCCATTATTGCAGAAGCAAGATTCTTCAGGGCATTTGATTATTTTATGCTGGCGCAGACTTTCGGAGGAGTTCCTTTGGATCTGGGTTCAGGGGAATTGCAGTTTAATATCAGTACTTCAAGATTTTCAAAAAGAAATACAGTTCCTGAAGTTTATACGAAAGTCATTTTTCCTGATTTGATTAAAGCAATTGCAGATTTACCCGCTGCTCCACGTGTTACCGGAGGAGTGACGAAAAATGTAGCTCGTCTTTATCTGGCAAAAGCCTATTTAACTTTCGGTTGGTGGCTTCAGAACCCGAACGGCATTCCAACCTATCCTCAGGCGGATAGAGTAGATCCGAACGGTCAGAATGCACAGTGGTATTTTCAGCAGGCTTACAACCTTGCTTTAGACGGAATTACCAACCCCGGAAATTATGGTTTACAGGCCACTTTTTATGATGTTAATTTAGCACAAAACGACAGAAATAAAGAAATGATGCTGTATGCAGATCATACGGAATCCAGTGAATATTATGACGGATCTAGCCATTCGTATAATACAGGTTCTTCTCCTGGCAATTTTGCGGTATGGATGACGACCTGGGATTATACTTTCCTTGAAAGTTCTGCTACTCCTTCGTGGACGGGAACTCCCATAAGATCTGTTCAGAGAGAGGCTGCACAGGCATATGGCCGTCCGTGGAAAACCATGGCACCAACGATTGATGTCGTAAAAAATACTTTTGCCAATAAAATACAGGATTCCAGATACGATGGAACTTTTGTGACCACTTTCAGAGGAAACTGGAACAAAGCGGGAATTTCAAATGCAACTTTATATAATGCGAATGGTTTAGCAGTGCAGCCGGGAAGTGCCATTCTAACTTTCCTGAATGATGATCCTGCTCAGACCATCGATTATTCAAATACTGTTTACAAAAGCAACGTGGGGGCGGGAGTGCTTCCTGGAAGAGCAGATTACGTAATTGCTCCAAGCGGAATCAGCAGATATGCCTACCCGAATCTTTGGAAAATAGGAACTTACAGAACCGATAACGGTACAGGTTTGGGGCAGCCCAACGGAGGAATTACCCGTCCGTTTCCTGTAGCCAAGTTCTCTGAATTCTATTTTGTTGCAGCAGAAGCGGCAGTAAAAGGAGCTTCAGGAACCATGACGGCAAGAGATTTAATCAATGTGATAAGAGCCAGAGCCGGAAAATGGCGTTGGGATAATAATGGAAATGTAGCTAAAACTGAAGATAACAGCGCGGCTATGATCGCTGCAACACCTGCTGCGATCACTATAGATTATATTTTAGCAGAAAGATCCCGCGAATATTACGGTGAAGGATACAGATGGCATGACTTGGTAAGAACTCAAAAATGGGGTGATCTTGCTAAAACCTATACGATTGGAGGAACCGCTGTTGGAGATCATACCCCACAGACGTTCACCCGAAATATTCCGAACTATTTATATTTAAGACCTATTCCACAGTCGCAGATGGATGCCATGTCGGAAAATGCGGGTTACCAAAATCCGGGATATTAG
- the uxuA gene encoding mannonate dehydratase: MEKTWRWFGKKDKIQLNMLRQIGVEGIVSALHDISNGEIWPLEAINEYKGYIESFGLRWSVVESLPVSEAIKYGGGNRDHLIENYIKSLENLGKAGITTVCYNFMPVLDWARTDLYFQWADGSSSLYFDKAKFAYFEIHILERKGAESDYTPEVLAKVDELKKTITEEEKNDLIDSIIVKTQGFVNGNIKEDDQNPVSIFKSLLALYDGIDKHQLRQNMKYFLEQIIPVCEEYGIQMCVHPDDPPFSLLGLPRIVTNEEDIDWFLNEVDNPHNGLTFCTGSLSAGLQNDVPKLAQKYAHRTKFVHLRSTNVFENGDFIEAHHLEGRGKLIEVIRIFEKENPSLPMRIDHGRLLTDDIDKGYNPGYSFLGRMLALGQIEGVIATVQNELSNK; this comes from the coding sequence ATGGAAAAAACATGGCGTTGGTTTGGCAAAAAAGATAAGATTCAATTAAATATGCTTCGTCAGATTGGTGTGGAAGGCATTGTTTCTGCCCTTCACGACATTTCGAATGGGGAGATTTGGCCTTTGGAGGCTATTAACGAGTATAAAGGGTATATCGAAAGTTTCGGACTTCGCTGGTCGGTTGTAGAAAGTCTTCCGGTAAGTGAAGCCATCAAATATGGTGGTGGAAACCGAGATCATTTAATTGAAAATTATATTAAAAGTCTCGAAAATTTAGGAAAGGCAGGCATTACAACGGTCTGTTATAATTTCATGCCTGTGCTGGATTGGGCGAGAACGGATCTGTATTTTCAATGGGCAGACGGTTCTTCATCTTTATATTTTGATAAAGCTAAATTTGCCTATTTTGAAATCCATATTTTGGAAAGAAAGGGTGCTGAAAGCGATTATACTCCTGAAGTTTTAGCTAAAGTTGATGAACTAAAAAAGACGATCACCGAAGAAGAGAAAAATGATTTAATTGATTCTATTATCGTTAAAACACAGGGCTTTGTGAATGGAAACATCAAAGAAGACGATCAAAATCCTGTTTCTATTTTCAAAAGCCTGTTGGCTTTGTATGATGGAATTGATAAACATCAGCTTCGTCAGAATATGAAATATTTCCTCGAACAAATAATACCTGTTTGCGAAGAATATGGCATTCAGATGTGTGTTCACCCAGATGATCCGCCGTTTTCATTATTAGGCTTGCCGAGAATTGTGACGAACGAAGAGGATATTGACTGGTTTTTAAATGAAGTCGATAACCCGCATAACGGATTGACATTCTGTACAGGTTCTCTAAGTGCAGGATTACAGAATGATGTTCCCAAGCTGGCTCAAAAATATGCCCACCGAACCAAATTCGTTCATTTAAGAAGCACCAATGTGTTTGAAAACGGAGATTTTATCGAAGCACATCATTTGGAAGGCCGCGGAAAATTAATAGAGGTGATTCGCATTTTTGAAAAGGAGAACCCAAGTTTACCCATGCGAATTGACCACGGAAGATTACTGACCGATGATATCGATAAAGGCTACAATCCCGGATATTCCTTTTTAGGAAGAATGCTCGCTTTAGGACAAATCGAAGGCGTTATCGCAACCGTCCAAAATGAATTATCCAACAAATAA
- a CDS encoding SDR family oxidoreductase encodes MNEIFSIKDKVAVITGASGVLGGSLAKSFIEAGAKVVALGRNQQILDARVKELTKSGGDAFAVEANVMNVESLESASEKIIEKYGKIDILLNIAGGNIPTATLSPEQSFLDMNLDGWDEVTNLNINGTVYPSYVFGKVMAEQGSGSIVNISSMAAYSAITRVAGYSAAKSAITNFTQWLASDLALKYGDKIRVNAIAPGFFIGDQNRAILLNPDGSLTDRSKKVIAKTPMGRFGDAEELNGAVQFLCSEAASFITGALLPIDGGFSAFSGV; translated from the coding sequence ATGAACGAAATATTCAGCATAAAAGATAAAGTAGCCGTCATTACAGGTGCATCCGGCGTTTTAGGCGGAAGTTTAGCCAAAAGTTTCATCGAAGCAGGCGCAAAAGTGGTGGCATTGGGAAGAAACCAGCAGATATTAGATGCCCGTGTAAAAGAACTTACGAAATCTGGCGGCGATGCATTTGCTGTGGAAGCCAATGTTATGAATGTCGAAAGTCTGGAATCTGCTTCTGAAAAGATCATTGAAAAATATGGTAAAATTGATATTTTGCTCAATATCGCGGGTGGAAATATACCTACGGCAACGCTCTCTCCTGAGCAGTCATTTCTCGATATGAATTTGGATGGATGGGATGAGGTGACGAATCTCAACATCAATGGAACTGTTTATCCAAGTTATGTTTTCGGAAAAGTGATGGCAGAGCAGGGAAGCGGAAGCATTGTTAATATTTCCTCCATGGCAGCTTACTCAGCGATCACAAGAGTGGCGGGATATTCGGCGGCGAAATCTGCGATTACAAACTTTACGCAATGGCTGGCGTCGGATTTAGCCTTAAAATATGGAGATAAAATTCGTGTTAATGCGATTGCTCCCGGATTTTTTATCGGAGATCAAAACCGGGCGATCTTATTAAATCCGGATGGTTCATTGACCGACAGAAGCAAAAAAGTAATTGCCAAAACCCCCATGGGGAGGTTCGGAGATGCAGAAGAACTCAACGGAGCCGTACAGTTCCTCTGTTCGGAAGCAGCAAGTTTTATTACAGGTGCTTTACTTCCTATTGATGGAGGTTTCAGCGCATTTAGTGGAGTGTAA
- a CDS encoding glycoside hydrolase family 43 protein, with amino-acid sequence MALFFFESLHAQVFSDFTYKGNDKIYAENRLEEDEFYSPILQGCYPDPSITRKGNDYYLVNSSFAMFPGVPIFHSNDLVNWTQIGHVLDRPSQLKLENAGFSEGIYAPDIQYNRFNDTFYMVTTQIAGGIGNMVVKTKDPKKGWGEVQKLNFDGIDPSIFFDDNGKAYIVHNDAPPKGTEQYSGHRVIKIWDYDLEKDQVIAGTDKIIVNGGVDITQKPIWIEGPHLYKKNEKYFLMCAEGGTGGNHSEVIFIADSPKGPFIPAGNNPILTQRYFPKDRKDKVDWAGHADLVETSDGNYYGVFLAVRPNEKNRVNTGRETFILPVDWSGTYPVFQNGLVPMKTKVKMPKGIKNQTGQNGFFPNGNFMFNDDLKSVKLDDRWIAMRGAREKFTVQTKNGVKINPFNVNSKAKAPVSALFHRQQHASFEATVSLDFKPKSEKELAGITCYQSENSQYVFGVTKKEKDFYIVLERTEKGNSTTISSEKISLSKNIKLQVIAEGDDYQFNYSLDEKKYKNLGGKVSGDILSTDVAGGFTGSLIGLYSTFANDIKL; translated from the coding sequence ATGGCTTTATTTTTTTTTGAAAGCCTTCATGCACAGGTTTTTTCAGATTTCACCTACAAAGGAAATGATAAGATCTACGCAGAAAACCGTTTAGAAGAAGATGAATTTTATTCACCCATTTTGCAGGGTTGCTATCCTGATCCGAGCATTACAAGAAAAGGAAACGATTATTATTTGGTGAATTCCTCTTTTGCGATGTTTCCCGGTGTGCCGATTTTTCATTCCAATGATCTGGTGAATTGGACACAAATCGGTCATGTTCTCGACAGGCCTTCTCAGCTAAAATTAGAAAATGCAGGATTTTCGGAGGGAATTTATGCTCCCGATATTCAATACAATAGATTCAACGATACTTTTTACATGGTGACGACGCAGATTGCAGGCGGAATCGGAAATATGGTGGTGAAAACCAAAGATCCTAAAAAAGGTTGGGGAGAAGTTCAGAAATTGAATTTCGACGGTATCGATCCGTCTATTTTCTTTGATGATAACGGTAAAGCATACATCGTTCACAATGACGCTCCTCCCAAAGGAACCGAACAATACAGCGGTCATCGCGTGATTAAAATCTGGGATTACGATCTCGAAAAAGATCAGGTGATTGCCGGAACAGATAAAATCATCGTCAATGGAGGTGTTGATATTACCCAAAAACCGATTTGGATTGAAGGTCCCCATTTGTATAAGAAAAACGAAAAATATTTTCTGATGTGTGCGGAAGGCGGAACAGGTGGTAATCATAGTGAAGTTATTTTCATTGCTGATTCTCCGAAAGGACCATTTATTCCGGCGGGAAATAACCCAATTTTAACCCAGAGATATTTTCCTAAAGACCGAAAAGATAAGGTGGATTGGGCTGGGCACGCCGATTTGGTGGAAACATCTGACGGAAATTATTACGGGGTATTTCTGGCGGTTCGTCCGAATGAGAAAAACCGCGTGAATACAGGTCGTGAAACCTTTATTCTTCCCGTTGACTGGAGCGGAACGTATCCTGTTTTTCAAAACGGACTGGTTCCGATGAAAACCAAAGTAAAGATGCCGAAAGGAATTAAAAATCAGACAGGACAAAACGGATTTTTTCCCAATGGAAATTTTATGTTTAATGATGATTTGAAGAGTGTTAAACTCGATGATCGTTGGATCGCGATGCGTGGAGCCCGTGAAAAATTTACCGTTCAGACAAAAAACGGGGTTAAAATTAATCCGTTCAATGTCAACAGTAAAGCAAAAGCTCCGGTTTCGGCTTTATTTCACAGACAGCAGCATGCGAGTTTTGAAGCCACCGTTTCTTTAGATTTTAAGCCGAAATCAGAAAAAGAATTGGCAGGAATTACCTGTTATCAAAGCGAAAACTCACAGTATGTTTTCGGAGTTACAAAGAAAGAGAAAGATTTTTACATTGTTTTGGAAAGAACAGAAAAGGGAAATTCAACTACCATCTCAAGTGAAAAAATTTCACTTTCAAAAAATATAAAGCTTCAGGTGATTGCAGAGGGAGATGATTACCAGTTTAATTATTCCCTTGATGAAAAAAAATATAAAAATTTAGGCGGAAAAGTGTCCGGAGATATTTTGTCCACGGACGTCGCCGGCGGATTTACTGGAAGTTTGATTGGCTTATACAGCACTTTTGCGAATGATATTAAATTGTAA